In the Solibacillus sp. FSL K6-1523 genome, one interval contains:
- a CDS encoding THUMP domain-containing class I SAM-dependent RNA methyltransferase: protein MTKFQLVATAAMGLEAIVADEVRDLGYETRVDNGKVYFEGDELAIARTNLWLRVADRVKIVVAQFPAHTFDQLFEGVKAIEWEKFLPVDAAFPVSGKSVKSKLFSVPDCQAITKKAIVERMKFAYKRLGFLDESGATFKLEISILKDVATLTIDTSGVGLHKRGYRTHQGEAPLKETLAAALVKISKWSPNRPFIDPFCGSGTIALEAAMIGQNIAPGYNREFISETWPWMKQAIWDKARDEADELANYDQELTIMGMDIDHRMVSIAQENAFEAGFGDIITFKQMQATDFTTQSTDGVIVTNPPYGERIGEIEEIEKMLRQFGQVMQNYPTWSVYLLSSMEDLEVHYGKKATKKRKLFNGFIRTDFYQYWGQKSKREF, encoded by the coding sequence ATGACAAAATTTCAATTAGTCGCAACTGCAGCGATGGGTTTAGAAGCCATTGTTGCAGATGAAGTGCGCGATTTAGGATATGAAACACGTGTAGACAATGGCAAAGTTTATTTTGAAGGTGATGAACTAGCGATTGCACGTACAAATTTATGGTTACGTGTAGCGGACCGCGTTAAAATCGTCGTTGCACAATTCCCAGCACATACTTTTGACCAATTATTTGAAGGAGTAAAAGCCATTGAATGGGAGAAGTTTTTACCTGTGGATGCAGCATTCCCTGTTTCGGGGAAATCGGTAAAATCTAAATTATTTAGTGTGCCAGATTGTCAAGCGATTACGAAAAAAGCGATTGTAGAACGCATGAAATTTGCTTACAAACGACTTGGTTTTTTAGATGAATCAGGGGCAACGTTTAAACTTGAAATTTCGATATTAAAAGATGTAGCAACACTTACGATTGATACATCAGGTGTCGGTCTTCATAAACGTGGCTATCGTACACACCAAGGGGAAGCACCATTAAAAGAGACACTAGCTGCTGCTCTTGTCAAAATTTCGAAATGGTCACCGAATCGTCCATTCATCGATCCGTTTTGTGGTTCAGGAACAATTGCACTAGAAGCTGCGATGATTGGTCAAAACATTGCACCAGGCTATAACCGCGAATTTATTTCGGAAACATGGCCATGGATGAAGCAAGCCATTTGGGACAAAGCGCGTGATGAGGCAGATGAACTAGCAAATTATGATCAGGAATTAACGATTATGGGTATGGATATAGATCATCGTATGGTGTCCATTGCACAAGAAAATGCATTCGAAGCTGGTTTTGGAGATATCATTACATTCAAACAAATGCAAGCGACTGATTTTACAACGCAGTCTACAGACGGTGTCATCGTGACAAACCCTCCGTATGGTGAGCGTATTGGTGAAATCGAAGAAATCGAGAAGATGTTGCGCCAATTTGGACAAGTAATGCAAAACTATCCAACATGGTCTGTCTATTTACTTTCTTCAATGGAAGATTTAGAAGTCCATTATGGGAAAAAAGCGACGAAAAAACGTAAGCTGTTTAATGGATTTATTCGCACAGACTTTTATCAATATTGGGGTCAAAAATCAAAACGCGAATTTTAA
- a CDS encoding cytochrome B5 has translation MHLHKYEKWWLVFGCGTLVAFLIILGVGAFHNGTHPNNSKKVINYEKVDEITPFNNPGVHKVDGKSWDYEVVIVASAFYYDPPEIIVPLGAKVKFIATTKDVIHGFQAAGTNINMMLEPGYISEYIAEMNQAGEYLIVCNEYCGIGHTAMHSMLKVVDENATGSH, from the coding sequence ATGCACTTACACAAGTATGAAAAGTGGTGGCTTGTTTTCGGTTGCGGAACTTTAGTGGCATTCTTAATTATTTTAGGCGTTGGCGCATTCCATAACGGGACTCATCCAAACAACTCGAAAAAAGTGATCAATTACGAGAAAGTCGATGAAATTACACCATTTAATAATCCAGGCGTACATAAAGTAGACGGAAAATCGTGGGATTATGAAGTCGTTATTGTTGCTTCAGCTTTTTATTACGACCCACCTGAAATTATCGTTCCCTTAGGCGCAAAAGTAAAATTCATTGCAACGACAAAAGATGTTATACACGGTTTTCAAGCAGCTGGCACAAACATCAACATGATGCTAGAGCCTGGTTATATTTCTGAATACATTGCAGAAATGAATCAAGCGGGCGAATATTTAATCGTATGTAATGAATATTGCGGTATCGGTCATACAGCTATGCACTCTATGTTAAAGGTGGTGGACGAAAATGCAACAGGCAGTCATTAA
- a CDS encoding b(o/a)3-type cytochrome-c oxidase subunit 1 has protein sequence MQQAVIKNVAPKDAKLAMANIYVAFIALLLGGLAGLLQVLVRSGEFTIPGGIKIGYYQVLTVHGILLGLILTTFFILGFQIAAVSRTAGPLTNKQRTIGWIGFWLMVLGTAMVSTMVLLNKATVLYTFYAPLKAHWIFYLGLTLVVVGSWLLCIPQIMKYFQWKKENQGQTSPLLTYMALINSLLWITCSLGVAVSVLFQLLPWSLGIIPRVDVLLTRTLFWYFGHALVYFWLLPAYMAWYAIVPKIIGGKIFSDSLARFSFILFLLFSFPVGIHHQLTEPGIDGFWKFVQVTLTFFVIIPSLMTAFSMFATFELRGRELGGKGVLGWFKKLPWGDARFLLPFIGMLAFIPGGAGGIVNASYQMNQLIHNTIWVTGHFHLTVATAVILTFFGIAFFLIPHLTGRVLTPALNKLGIYVGVLWAFGMSIMSLSMHVVGLMGAPRRSDYSTYGGAEQAAQWIPYAIAQAVGGTILFVAIIIVTYIVIQLAFFAPKGHEEFPVAEVAHSAEKTPAILENFKLWGVIVAALIIFAYTMPIFDILRNSPLGSTGFTPW, from the coding sequence ATGCAACAGGCAGTCATTAAAAATGTAGCGCCAAAAGATGCGAAACTGGCAATGGCGAATATTTATGTCGCATTTATTGCATTACTTCTCGGTGGTCTTGCAGGTTTACTACAAGTATTAGTCCGCTCTGGTGAATTTACAATTCCAGGTGGTATTAAAATTGGATACTACCAAGTTTTAACAGTACACGGCATTTTACTCGGTTTAATTTTAACGACATTTTTCATTTTAGGTTTCCAAATCGCTGCGGTCAGTCGTACGGCAGGTCCTTTAACGAATAAGCAGCGCACGATTGGTTGGATTGGTTTTTGGTTGATGGTTCTTGGTACAGCAATGGTTTCTACAATGGTGTTATTAAATAAAGCAACAGTCCTCTATACATTTTACGCACCATTAAAAGCACACTGGATTTTCTATTTAGGGTTAACACTTGTTGTAGTCGGTTCTTGGCTATTATGTATCCCACAAATTATGAAATACTTCCAATGGAAAAAAGAAAATCAAGGGCAAACATCTCCCCTACTAACGTATATGGCGTTAATTAATTCGCTATTATGGATTACTTGTTCTTTAGGTGTTGCTGTTTCCGTTCTATTCCAATTATTACCTTGGTCGCTTGGTATAATTCCTCGCGTGGACGTATTATTAACACGTACATTATTCTGGTATTTTGGGCACGCACTTGTTTACTTCTGGTTATTACCTGCTTACATGGCATGGTATGCAATTGTTCCAAAAATTATTGGCGGGAAAATTTTCTCTGATTCTTTAGCTCGATTTTCATTCATTTTATTCTTATTATTTTCTTTCCCAGTAGGTATTCATCATCAGTTAACAGAACCAGGTATTGATGGATTCTGGAAGTTTGTTCAAGTTACATTAACATTCTTCGTTATCATTCCATCATTAATGACTGCATTTTCTATGTTTGCGACGTTCGAATTACGAGGTCGCGAACTTGGTGGTAAAGGGGTTCTTGGTTGGTTTAAAAAATTGCCATGGGGAGATGCACGTTTCTTACTTCCGTTCATTGGGATGTTAGCATTTATTCCTGGTGGTGCAGGTGGTATTGTCAATGCATCTTACCAAATGAACCAACTGATTCACAATACCATTTGGGTAACAGGACATTTCCATTTAACGGTCGCAACTGCTGTTATTTTAACATTCTTTGGGATTGCATTTTTCTTAATTCCACATTTAACAGGACGCGTGTTAACACCTGCATTAAATAAGCTCGGGATTTACGTTGGGGTATTATGGGCGTTCGGTATGAGTATTATGTCATTATCTATGCACGTTGTCGGATTAATGGGTGCACCTCGCCGTTCGGATTATTCAACATATGGCGGTGCAGAACAAGCGGCACAGTGGATTCCATATGCGATTGCACAAGCAGTTGGTGGTACGATTTTATTCGTAGCGATTATCATCGTTACTTATATCGTAATTCAATTAGCATTCTTTGCGCCAAAAGGGCATGAAGAATTTCCAGTTGCGGAAGTAGCGCATAGTGCGGAAAAAACACCAGCCATTTTAGAAAACTTCAAGCTTTGGGGTGTTATTGTCGCAGCATTAATTATTTTCGCATACACGATGCCAATTTTTGATATTCTGCGTAATTCACCGTTAGGATCTACTGGATTTACACCGTGGTAA
- a CDS encoding ATP-dependent DNA helicase has product MRKSLPFELSKEKSFFESLGDWMGDVLYDELPEKGFECRDEQIFMAYQIEQALKERNVLFAEAGVGTGKTIAYLLPAVSYARYTGKPALIACADETLIDQLVKDGGDIHKLRDVLGLDIDVRLAKSRDQYLCLKRFEEAEKNETDEWIDDIAFSIPDGVYAQGSMISVNPYGDRSDYSTVSDEDWEKVNYNSIMQCAVCDLRNRCGQTLHRAHYRKSTDLIICSQDFLMEHLATKESREREGQLPLLPEVSMIVLDEGHLLEYAAQKALTYKVQAFTLVEILERLMVDGVRERTLYTMEHLQDHHELFFDQLREDVVASEEDRKRINKSERLIAYGKKIIANVEQLLEEFVFESELYMIPEYELNMAEEFLEHYVAAIRIFVAQGDAVDWLEDNDGEETLVIMPRLITDVLAETLFSKKMPIVFSSATLSVKKDFSYIASSLGIATSQSFSVPSPFDYEEVMKIYLHDLEQSKKVAKVEQLLLDKKKTLILFKSKQAMNQFKSQLSMMTRLTVAFEGDRELSSIVRDFQNGEIQTLSSYHLWEGLDLPEEALTRVIIFDLPFPPHDPLFDAKRSFAQNPFEEVELPFMQLRLQQGMGRLIRTSNDHGDIHILLNEEEAKVKSNFLDILAVEPQ; this is encoded by the coding sequence TTGAGAAAATCTTTACCATTTGAACTTTCTAAAGAGAAGTCCTTTTTCGAGTCGCTAGGCGATTGGATGGGCGATGTACTTTATGATGAACTACCTGAAAAGGGATTTGAATGTCGCGATGAACAAATTTTTATGGCGTATCAAATCGAACAAGCATTAAAAGAAAGAAATGTCCTTTTTGCTGAAGCTGGGGTTGGGACTGGGAAAACGATTGCCTATTTATTACCAGCTGTTTCATATGCTCGCTATACAGGAAAGCCCGCTTTGATTGCATGTGCTGATGAAACGTTAATTGATCAACTCGTAAAAGATGGCGGTGATATTCATAAGCTGCGTGATGTACTCGGTTTAGATATCGACGTCCGCTTAGCAAAATCACGCGATCAATATTTATGTTTAAAACGTTTTGAAGAAGCAGAAAAGAATGAAACGGATGAATGGATTGACGATATTGCCTTTTCTATTCCAGATGGTGTATATGCACAAGGCAGTATGATTTCGGTAAATCCATATGGTGATCGTTCGGATTATTCGACGGTGAGTGACGAAGATTGGGAAAAGGTCAACTATAATTCTATTATGCAATGTGCTGTGTGTGACTTGCGCAATCGTTGTGGACAAACGCTTCATCGTGCACATTATCGTAAATCGACAGACTTGATTATTTGCTCACAAGACTTCTTAATGGAGCATTTAGCAACAAAGGAATCTCGTGAACGTGAAGGGCAGTTACCATTACTTCCAGAAGTGTCGATGATTGTCTTAGATGAAGGGCATTTATTAGAGTATGCAGCACAAAAGGCATTAACATATAAAGTACAAGCTTTTACACTTGTTGAAATATTAGAACGTTTAATGGTTGATGGAGTTCGTGAACGTACGCTCTATACGATGGAACATTTACAAGACCATCATGAATTGTTTTTTGACCAATTACGTGAAGATGTTGTGGCGTCAGAGGAAGATCGTAAACGCATTAATAAATCAGAGCGTCTCATTGCATATGGTAAAAAAATCATTGCAAACGTAGAACAGTTACTAGAGGAATTTGTGTTTGAATCAGAGCTTTATATGATTCCGGAATATGAACTGAATATGGCTGAAGAATTTTTAGAACATTATGTAGCGGCAATTCGTATTTTTGTTGCACAGGGAGATGCAGTTGATTGGTTAGAGGATAATGATGGTGAAGAAACATTAGTTATTATGCCTCGTTTAATTACGGATGTATTGGCAGAAACATTATTCTCGAAAAAAATGCCGATTGTCTTTTCATCCGCAACATTATCAGTCAAAAAAGACTTCAGTTATATTGCATCAAGCCTTGGTATTGCAACATCTCAAAGCTTTAGCGTTCCTTCACCGTTTGATTATGAGGAAGTAATGAAAATTTACTTACACGATCTGGAGCAATCTAAAAAGGTTGCAAAAGTCGAACAGTTATTGCTCGATAAGAAAAAGACATTAATTTTATTTAAGTCAAAACAGGCAATGAACCAATTTAAATCTCAGTTAAGTATGATGACTCGCTTAACAGTGGCTTTTGAAGGGGATCGCGAGCTTTCATCAATTGTCCGTGATTTCCAAAATGGCGAAATTCAAACATTAAGTTCCTATCATTTATGGGAAGGTTTGGATTTACCGGAGGAAGCGTTAACGCGTGTCATTATTTTCGATTTACCATTCCCACCGCATGATCCGTTATTTGATGCGAAGCGCTCGTTTGCCCAAAATCCATTTGAGGAAGTGGAGCTACCATTTATGCAGCTTCGTTTACAGCAAGGGATGGGTCGATTAATTCGTACATCGAATGACCACGGAGATATTCATATTTTATTAAATGAAGAAGAAGCGAAAGTAAAATCAAACTTCTTGGACATTTTAGCCGTAGAGCCACAATAA
- a CDS encoding chemotaxis protein CheX, with product MSTSKHIQTILNGTIHSLKTILPMEIDVKSPSVIVEPYIQQEMGVLIGLVGDLKGRIIIDGTPDIFGAIGSAMFGMPLDGAMLESFTGEFGNMIAGNLCTYAGQYELDLDITPPTVMVGNTKLYGFQQAFTLPASIKGAGNISILYTIDED from the coding sequence TTGAGTACTTCAAAGCATATACAAACAATTTTGAACGGGACAATCCATTCTTTAAAAACGATTTTACCAATGGAGATTGATGTGAAATCTCCTTCTGTCATAGTCGAACCTTACATCCAACAAGAGATGGGTGTATTAATTGGGCTTGTAGGTGATTTAAAAGGGCGCATTATTATAGATGGGACACCAGATATATTTGGCGCGATTGGTTCAGCTATGTTCGGAATGCCTTTAGACGGTGCAATGCTTGAATCTTTCACTGGTGAATTTGGGAATATGATTGCAGGTAATTTATGCACGTATGCAGGGCAATATGAACTTGATCTCGATATTACTCCCCCTACAGTAATGGTTGGAAATACAAAATTATACGGTTTCCAACAAGCATTTACCCTACCTGCATCTATTAAAGGTGCCGGGAATATTTCCATTTTGTATACGATTGATGAAGATTAA